Below is a window of Cytophagia bacterium CHB2 DNA.
CGCGGAAAATTGCAGAATCTCGTGCCGCGCCCGAATGTATAAATCATACGCCTGCACGTTGGCAATCGGGCGCTCGGCGATTTTTTGCTGCTCTTCCGGACTGAGCTTCATTTTGAGCGCGTCAACGATGGCGCGCGAAACTTTTTCCTGGATGTCAAACACGTCGTCCAGCGTGCCGCTGTATTTTTCCGCCCACAGGTGCGCATCGGTCGCAGCGTCGATCAACTGCGCCGTGATGCGCAGGCTGTTGCCGGCCTTGCGCACACTGCCTTCCAGCGCGTACTGCACCTGCAAATCCCGGCCAATGGTTTTAACGTCTTTGTCCGTTGCCTTCAGCTTCATCGCCGAGGTGCGGGAGATGACGCGCAGCGCCTGTACTTTGGAGAGATCGGCAATAATTTCCTCGGTCAAGCCGTCGCTGAAATATTCATTCTCGGGGTCGGGGCTGATATTTTTGAAAGGCAGCACGACGATGGATTTTTCTGCTTTGGGCAAAACGATGGGCGCGGAAACCGGTTGACGCAAATCTGCCAGCAATGCTTGCATGTTTTGGTAGCGCTGATCTGCGTCTTTGTTCAGCGTCTTTTGTACCAATTGCACCAAATCTGTCGAAACGCCATCGCGCAAATCGGCAATTGCCTTCGGTTCTTCATTCAAAATCGAATAAATCACCGCCTGCTCGTACACGCCACGAAAGGGCAACTGCCCAGTCAACATCTCATACAGCACCACCCCAAACGCCCAAATATCCGTGCGATGGTCGACCGGCTCGCCGCGCGCCTGCTCCGGCGACATGTACGCCGCCGTGCCGAGGGTGGAATGATCCTTCGTGAGCTGCGCGCCGCCTGCAATCTTCGCCAGCCCGAAATCCATGATTTTGACCTGGCCTGATTCCGTTACCATGATGTTGCTGGATTTGATATCGCGGTGGGTGACGCCTTTGGCGTGCGCGGCTTGCAAGCCTTCGGCGATTTGTGTGGCTATCTCAATGATTTTTTCCACTTGCAACCTGCCACTTGCAACTTGCTGCAACTCTTTCCCATCGATGAATTCCATCACCATAAAAATGTCACCGTCGACTTCTTCGATGGCGTAAATCGTGGCGATGTTGGGGTGGTTCAACGCCGCTGCGGCCTGCGCTTCGATCTTGAAGCGCTCTCGCTCTTCTGCGCTAGCGGAAGTTTGTCGCGGCAGAAACTTGATGGCGACAAGGCGCTTGAGCTTGGTGTCCTCGGCTTTGTAGACGACGCCCATGCCGCCTTCGCCGAGCTTGGCGAGGATCTTGTAGTGGAGAATGTTTTGGTTGCGCATGAAATTCACCCTTGCTATTTGACGTATACCGGCGTACATTTTATACGTCAATTATTAAGGAGAAAAAATGGAAACAAAGCTCACGTTGCGCATGGACGAAAACATCATCCGTGCCGCAAAGAAATACGCGCAGAAACAGGGCGTCAGTCTGTCCAAACTGGTGGCCGATTATCTGCGGATCATATCGGTTAAAACGACCTCATCCAAAAACAAGACGGCGTTTGAGCCGACGCCGATACTTTCGGAGATTACCGGCGTTCTTCAGAAGGCTTCCCGCCACAAAGACTTGCGAGAAGAGTACCGCGATCATCTCGAGGAAAAATATCTGTGAAAACCATTTTCTTTGACATCAACATCATTCTGGACATTTTTCTTAAACGAGAGCCTTTTTATGCCGCTTCAGCGCGGGTGTTCAGCCTTGCTGAGACCAAACAATTCAGGGGTTGCCTCGGCGCTTTGAGTTATCCGGTCCTGTTTTATCTGCTCAAAAAGGAGCTGGATCGGGATGAAGCGATTGCGATTTTGAAAAAGGTTCGCATCGTACTGAAAGCCGCGCCACTGGTGGAGAAAGTCGTTGACTCGGCCTTGAGTTCTGATATTTCTGATTTTGAAGATGCCATGCAATACTACTCCGCCTTGGAAGTAAAAAGCGGTTATTTTATCACGCGCAACAAAAAGGATTATCCCGCCAAACTTATGAAGATTCTGACTCCGGATGAGTTTCTAGCTTTGTTAAGAGCTGAAAGTGCCGAATCAAACTCGCCATAATCATTCTTTCCCTCCATACTTTTTCCGGTAAATCGGCCTCTCAATCCAACCTCAATTTCCTTAAAATATACCGAAACCTCGGTTCATCGCGCAGCGGATCAAACTCGGGATCGACTTTCAGCATATTCAGCAAGCTGGACGATTCATAAGCTTTTTCCAGCCACACTTGCCATGCCCCGTCGCGTTGTTCGGATTCAAGGTGATATCGTCGTTCCGATCATCGCAATTGGAACGCGTTTTCAAAATTTTCTCTTACTGGCGGCGTCTTCAACTTCCGCCAGCAGTTCTTGCAGCTCGGTTTGCCGAAGCAATCTTCCGTCGCGCACAACCGCGGCGATTTTTGTCGTGTTGTGAATGTCGTCGAGCGGGTTGGCCTCCAGCAAAACGAGATCGGCGATTTTCCCCTTCTCCACCGTGCCAAGTGAATCCGCCATATTGAGAAACTTGGCGGGATTGCAAGTCGCTGCTTGCAGCGCTTCCATCGGCGTGAGCCCGGCTTCAACGAGCAATGCCAGCTCGTCGTGCAGGCTGAATCCCGGAAAGCAAAAATCGAGAATCGAATCCGTTCCCGCCAAAAACTCCACCCCGGCATCCTTCATCTTGCGCAGCAATGCGGAATCGAGCTGATAGATTTGCTTCGCCCAGTCGAACTCGAGCACCGTCCAGTTTTTATAACGGGGATCGTTCTTGGGGTGCATCATCATTTGCAGCCACGGCGAGACGTACTTGAGGCGCGGATCGTTCATAACGTTGGGATCGGCGCGGTGAAACGCGCGCAGCGCCGTCAGCGTCGGGCATTGCCAGGTGCCGTTCTGTTTGAACCGCGCAAACAACCCGGCGGCCCTGGTTTCACTGTAGATTTTCGCCTCATCGGCGAGCCAGTCAATCTTGCCTGCTGCGGTTACCGGAAATTTGTAGAACCGTGTTTTCTTTTCAAAAACGGCTTTGCCGTGAATCACGCGTGCACTGTCCTTGAAAGTTTCTTTGCGAAACGTGAGTGACAGCAGCTTGCCTAGTTCGGCGGCCACGGATTTGAGAATGGCTTTACCGGCCTCCGATTCCAACCAGGCATTGAGCGTGGGCGTGAGAAGCTCGGGATCATGATTGCCCTCCCAAAAGCTGGCCAGCATTTCCTGTAATTTTGCAGTCAACGAAGGATCAGGATCGCTTGGCAAAGCTCCCGGCGTTTCCGTTTCAAAAACATAGCACGCTTCGTGAATGCGGCCGCCGCCGAGATGCTCGATGCTGCTTTGGCCGGCCGCGGAAGCTTCTGCCGCACTCACGCCGGCCGGCATGTGGCCCGCAAAAGGAATACCTTGTTTGCCGCAATGCCGGCCAAGGCCCGCGAGCTCATGGTTCCGTCGATTCCCGGCTTGCCGGGTGCTTGAAAAACTTCGTGCCGGAAACAAAAGCGCCGGGCAGCATCGGCGTGCGGCCAAGAGCCGATTGTCCGGGGTACACGAATACTATCTTTCGGGGCAGAGAGGGAATCAATGAAGGCGCAAGACAAACCGGCGCTGAGAAAAAGCAACCAGCACCTTGCTTGCGTGTCACGCACGCGATTTGGTAGTATTCTCTTTCAACAACTCGCGAATGCCGCCGATGGCGGAAAGAATGCCGGTGGCCTCGAACGGCATAAACACGACTTTATTGTTGGTGCCTGTGGTCATTTCCTTCAATGCCTCGATGTACTTCACGGCAATGAGATATTGGGTAGGATCAGCGCCGCCTTCGCCCACGGCTTTGGCAATTGAACGAATGGCTTCAGACTCGGCGTTGGCGACACGCTGAATCGCAATGGCTTCGCCGTCGGCGCGCAACATTTCGGATTGTTTGCCGCCCTCGGCTTCCGCGATTTGTGCTTCACGCTTGCCCTCGGCTTGCAGAATGACCGCACGTTTCTGACCTTCGGCTTCGAGAATGATCGCGCGGCGATCGCGCTCGGCGCGCATTTGCTTCTCCATCGCGATGCGAATATCCGGCGGGGGAACGATATCCTGCAGCTCCACGCGATTGATGCGCACGCCCCATTTGTCCGTGGCTTCATCGAGCAAAATGCGCAGCTTTTGATTGATCGTGTCGCGGCTCGTCAAGGTTTGATCGAGCGACAACTCGCCGGTGGTGTTGCGCAAACTCGTTTGCGTCAATTTTTCGATGGCATCAGGCAGGTTGTAGATCTCATAAATTGCCTTGATCGGGTCGGTTATCTGAAAGTAGAGCAGCGCATTGATTTCAATCTGCACGTTATCGGCGGTGATAACGTTTTGGCGGGGAAAATCATAAACGCTTTCGCGCAAATCGATGCGATCCAACTCGCGCAGCGTATAGTGCGCGGGCTCGTCGGCGGTTCCGGACACGATATGGCGCCAGATGATTTTACGCGGCTTGTCGATAAACGGCCAAATGATGTTGATGCCGCTGGTGAGCGTGGTATGAAATTTTCCCAGCCGTTCGACGATTACGACTTCCGCCTGCTGCACGATACGCAAACCGCGAATAACCATCAGAACGACCAGCAGCGCCAACGCCAAAACAAACCAATGTAACGGTTGCATCGCTCCCTCCTTAGTTCGATTTTTGATGAATGCCGTTTGCCGTCACGATCAATTTGTTACCTTCCACGCGCACAACGCGCACGAACGTTCCGGACGGCAGGGTTTGCCCGTCTTCACTCCGGCTGTTCCACACCTCGCCTTCAAGCTTTACCCAGCCTTGCAGATTGGAAACCTCGTCCGTCACAATGCCAACCATGCCGACGAGACGGTCGATGTTGGTGGTCACATGATTCCTGGTTCTGCTCAAGAGTTTGAGGAAGACCGGACGAATGGACACAAACACGATGAATGTCACAGCCGTAAACACGACAATCTGCGCGGTGAAATTGAAATCCAACGCCGCCGTAATCGCTGCGGCAAAGCAGCCCAAACCGAAGCATGCCGGAATCAAACCGGGCACGAATATCTCTAGAATATAAAGAACGATACCAAGGATCAGCCAGACCAGCCAGGCTTCCATAGTCGCCTCCTTTATTTTTGAAGATTGGGTCGCTTATGTGAAATGAAGCTGGAGGCAGATAATCAATGATGCCGGCTTAAAGTAGCAAACTTCCGAGGCGGGAGCAAGATGATTTTAGAGATGATAAAGCATGGCATAAACGATCACCCCGGTAACCGACACGTATAACCAGAGCGGAAACGTGAAACGAGAGGCTAAACGGGCGTGTTGGTCGAATTTTTCCTGGAAGGCGCGTATCAGTGTGACGATAACGATCGGCACATTCACCACGGCCAAAACGGTATGTGAGAGCAGGATGGCAAAATAAACCGGGCGAATCCAACCCTGGCCCTGAAAAGGTCGCGAGCCGACGTTATAGTGATAAATGAGATAACTAATAAAAAACAATATTGAAACCGTCACTGCGGTAAGCATGCAGATCTTGTGCTGCTTGATGCGCTTGCGGCGAATGAAACGATAACCCAGCAGCAGAAAGATCGCGCTCGCCGAGTTTAACGCGGCATTGAGGTGAGGAAGGTCGGAAACGGAAATCACAAATGCCCTTCGCTTGTGGAAGCAGTAAGATACGCTTTGCGGTTCCGCCGAATCTGGTCGGCGTGATTATGCGCATGCACGGCGTAAATGCGCAGCCAGGTTTCCACCGAATAGGCGCCGCTTTC
It encodes the following:
- a CDS encoding tetratricopeptide repeat protein, with the protein product MYAGIRQIARVNFMRNQNILHYKILAKLGEGGMGVVYKAEDTKLKRLVAIKFLPRQTSASAEERERFKIEAQAAAALNHPNIATIYAIEEVDGDIFMVMEFIDGKELQQVASGRLQVEKIIEIATQIAEGLQAAHAKGVTHRDIKSSNIMVTESGQVKIMDFGLAKIAGGAQLTKDHSTLGTAAYMSPEQARGEPVDHRTDIWAFGVVLYEMLTGQLPFRGVYEQAVIYSILNEEPKAIADLRDGVSTDLVQLVQKTLNKDADQRYQNMQALLADLRQPVSAPIVLPKAEKSIVVLPFKNISPDPENEYFSDGLTEEIIADLSKVQALRVISRTSAMKLKATDKDVKTIGRDLQVQYALEGSVRKAGNSLRITAQLIDAATDAHLWAEKYSGTLDDVFDIQEKVSRAIVDALKMKLSPEEQQKIAERPIANVQAYDLYIRARHEILQFSAEGLERALKLLQQGLELAGENVLLLAAKGYAHWQFFNAGIKAEEAVLQEAEQSVQRIFSLQPESVYGYRLLGLIQVSRGNPRASVRYFARALQIDPNDPDSLMWLTLIYSTVGRSALAEPLIQKLIAIDPLTPSNYMFACAPPFYDGRFAEALESIRASYELDSENIAHRFFYFFLLLLNKNFDEAFALVDLMLKDAPEHFYTRLGSFLKFSISGEKEKALDALTHDIKIAARADWQYSTLVADGFALLKEKEQAYDWLENGVTCGFINYPYLARHDPFLENLRGEERFEKLMAKTKVAWEHFEG
- a CDS encoding PIN domain-containing protein, producing the protein MSVKTIFFDINIILDIFLKREPFYAASARVFSLAETKQFRGCLGALSYPVLFYLLKKELDRDEAIAILKKVRIVLKAAPLVEKVVDSALSSDISDFEDAMQYYSALEVKSGYFITRNKKDYPAKLMKILTPDEFLALLRAESAESNSP
- a CDS encoding SPFH/Band 7/PHB domain protein: MQPLHWFVLALALLVVLMVIRGLRIVQQAEVVIVERLGKFHTTLTSGINIIWPFIDKPRKIIWRHIVSGTADEPAHYTLRELDRIDLRESVYDFPRQNVITADNVQIEINALLYFQITDPIKAIYEIYNLPDAIEKLTQTSLRNTTGELSLDQTLTSRDTINQKLRILLDEATDKWGVRINRVELQDIVPPPDIRIAMEKQMRAERDRRAIILEAEGQKRAVILQAEGKREAQIAEAEGGKQSEMLRADGEAIAIQRVANAESEAIRSIAKAVGEGGADPTQYLIAVKYIEALKEMTTGTNNKVVFMPFEATGILSAIGGIRELLKENTTKSRA
- a CDS encoding NfeD family protein, which produces MEAWLVWLILGIVLYILEIFVPGLIPACFGLGCFAAAITAALDFNFTAQIVVFTAVTFIVFVSIRPVFLKLLSRTRNHVTTNIDRLVGMVGIVTDEVSNLQGWVKLEGEVWNSRSEDGQTLPSGTFVRVVRVEGNKLIVTANGIHQKSN
- a CDS encoding DUF420 domain-containing protein, with the protein product MSVSDLPHLNAALNSASAIFLLLGYRFIRRKRIKQHKICMLTAVTVSILFFISYLIYHYNVGSRPFQGQGWIRPVYFAILLSHTVLAVVNVPIVIVTLIRAFQEKFDQHARLASRFTFPLWLYVSVTGVIVYAMLYHL